One Agelaius phoeniceus isolate bAgePho1 chromosome 6, bAgePho1.hap1, whole genome shotgun sequence DNA window includes the following coding sequences:
- the ANKRD9 gene encoding ankyrin repeat domain-containing protein 9, with amino-acid sequence MPWSVRWVGGCGAQSQKQCKKSSFAFYQAVRDLLPVWFLEDMRTMEVFHWEDGGKVSVYSPSEALLYALVHDHQPYARHLLTKFPQSALAVPSQSFSCCQSAPHLAMAVRYNRVRVLFRILKAIQTLPPGDRAAHLDRQGCSRVEGGKTALHMACELVRPECLLLLLGHGAAPCLQDSAGNTPLDTLLQQISHMPAANMRAKLLCLDCLFFFVPQDLKFAMKQQLLDNRRQWQDLLGENRFQCLVGLAPPSLFVGAMRVLIRTISPEHFPEALDNLPLPHFLKPLDLKLES; translated from the coding sequence ATGCCCTGGAGCGTCCGCTGGGTCGGCGGCTGCGGCGCCCAGTCCCAGAAGCAGTGCAAGAAATCATCCTTCGCCTTCTACCAGGCGGTGCGGGACCTGCTGCCCGTCTGGTTCCTGGAGGACATGCGGACCATGGAGGTGTTCCACTGGGAGGACGGGGGCAAGGTGAGCGTGTACTCGCCCTCGGAGGCGCTGCTCTACGCGCTGGTGCACGACCACCAGCCCTACGCCCGGCACCTGCTCACTAAGTTCCCCCAGAGCGCCCTGGCCGTGCCCAGCcagagcttcagctgctgccagtcGGCCCCGCACCTGGCCATGGCCGTGCGCTACAACCGCGTCCGGGTGCTCTTCCGAATCCTCAAGGCCATCCAGACCTTGCCCCCGGGGGACAGAGCCGCCCACCTGGACCGCCAGGGCTGCAGCCGGGTGGAGGGCGGCAAGACAGCCCTGCACATGGCCTGCGAACTGGTGCGGCCcgagtgcctgctgctgctgctggggcacgGCGCGGCGCCCTGCCTGCAGGACAGCGCCGGGAACACCCCCCTGgacaccctgctgcagcagatctCCCACATGCCCGCTGCCAACATGCGTGCCAAGCTCCTCTGCCTCGACTGCCTCTTCTTCTTCGTGCCTCAGGACCTCAAGTTTGCAATGAAACAGCAACTGTTGGACAACCGGCGGCAGTGGCAGGACCTCCTGGGAGAGAACAGGTTCCAGTGCCTGGTGGGTTTAGCTCCCCCGTCGCTGTTTGTCGGAGCCATGCGTGTCTTGATCAGGACCATTTCACCTGAGCacttcccagaggctctggatAATCTGCCTCTGCCTCATTTTCTAAAGCCTTTGGACTTGAAACTGGAGAGCTAG